A stretch of Primulina tabacum isolate GXHZ01 chromosome 13, ASM2559414v2, whole genome shotgun sequence DNA encodes these proteins:
- the LOC142523388 gene encoding ras-related protein RABA1f-like gives MGPYRADDDYDYLFKVVLIGDSGVGKTNLLSRFSRNEFSQSSKSTIGVEFATRSIQVDDKVVKAQIWDTAGQERYRAITSAYYRGAVGALIVYDVTRHVTFENVERWLKELRGHTDMNIVIMLVGNKADLRHLRAVALEDSKSFAERERIFFMETSALEALNVENAFTEVLTQIYHVVSRKDLEIGEDPAALPKGQTINLGTKDDVSAVKKSGCCSG, from the exons ATGGGACCATACAGAGCGGATGACGATTACGATTACCTGTTCAAGGTGGTGTTGATAGGAGACTCCGGCGTCGGGAAAACGAACCTGTTGTCTCGGTTCTCCCGGAATGAATTCAGTCAGAGCTCCAAATCTACCATTGGCGTCGAGTTCGCCACGCGATCCATTCAAGTTGACGACAAGGTCGTCAAGGCCCAAATTTGGGACACCGCCGGCCAAGAAAG GTACCGCGCAATAACTAGCGCCTACTACAGAGGAGCAGTCGGGGCTTTAATCGTGTACGATGTCACCCGACACGTTACATTCGAAAATGTGGAAAGATGGTTGAAAGAGCTTCGAGGCCACACGGATATGAACATAGTGATCATGCTGGTTGGAAACAAAGCAGACCTGCGTCACCTACGAGCCGTTGCACTAGAGGATTCTAAGTCATTCGCCGAAAGGGAGAGGATCTTTTTCATGGAAACTTCGGCCCTAGAAGCTTTGAATGTAGAAAATGCATTTACCGAAGTGTTGACACAGATATATCATGTTGTAAGCAGGAAGGATCTTGAAATTGGAGAAGATCCGGCAGCTCTGCCCAAGGGCCAGACAATAAATCTTGGAACCAAAGATGATGTATCGGCTGTGAAGAAGAGTGGGTGCTGCTCTGGTTGA
- the LOC142522691 gene encoding WUSCHEL-related homeobox 9-like: protein MASSNRHWPSMFKSKPCNTTHLQWQQHDLSAGYHRTPYTPVPGCEERTQEPKPRWNPRPEQIRILEAIFNSGMVNPPRDEIRKIRAQLQEYGQVGDANVFYWFQNRKSRSKHKQRQLSNITKSQPQTTAPPPPISNVITTAITVPTSSSSSSDKNSPNSSAEKVLSVGSTPVIDLLNSPTASVNQPFLPAPRELLSEQFFFPVQQNNGGSTAAPGLTQGFCFPDLSTVIDQGIGNCQSFPLSELMLMNNSVLKKAEDDKIRLQQEINHTIATAPHNTVPAIFTSSLGITSPTDCVLQGVMVPTKSTVFINDVCLEVGSGPFNVREAFGNDAVLVQSSGQPVITNEWGVTVQPLHHGEFYYLLRAFTPDEHKTIHLI, encoded by the exons ATGGCATCATCTAACAGACATTGGCCTAGCATGTTTAAGTCAAAACCCTGCAACACAACTCATCTCCAATGGCAGCAGCATGACTTGAGTGCTGGTTACCACAGAACGCCATATACACCAG TTCCTGGATGTGAAGAAAGAACTCAAGAGCCAAAACCAAGATGGAACCCTAGACCAGAGCAAATTCGCATACTTGAAGCTATATTTAATTCAGGGATGGTGAATCCTCCAAGGGATGAGATAAGGAAGATTAGGGCGCAATTGCAAGAATATGGCCAAGTCGGAGATGCCAATGTTTTTTACTGGTTCCAGAACAGGAAATCAAGAAGCAAACACAAGCAACGCCAACTCAGTAACATCACCAAATCCCAGCCTCAAACCACCGCTCCTCCGCCTCCCATCTCCAACGTTATCACCACCGCTATCACGGTTCCaacatcttcatcatcttcttcagATAAAAATTCTCCGAATAGCTCAGCAGAAAAAGTTCTCTCTGTTGGCTCTACTCCTGTGATCGATTTGCTTAATTCTCCAACTGCTTCGGTGAACCAACCTTTTTTACCAGCTCCTAGAGAGCTCTTGAGCGAACAATTCTTCTTTCCTGTACAACAAAACAATGGAGGATCAACTGCAGCTCCTGGTTTAACTCAAGGGTTTTGCTTTCCAGATTTATCCACTGTTATAGATCAGGGTATTGGGAATTGCCAAAGTTTCCCTCTTAGTGAACTCATGCTGATgaataattctgttttaaagaaGGCTGAGGATGACAAGATTAGACTGCAACAGGAGATTAATCACACCATAGCTACCGCACCACATAACACTGTTCCCGCTATTTTCACTTCATCTCTCGGTATTACATCCCCCACCGATTGTGTTCTTCAAG GCGTAATGGTCCCGACAAAATCAACAGTGTTCATCAACGACGTGTGCTTGGAAGTGGGATCGGGGCCGTTTAACGTGAGAGAGGCATTTGGTAATGATGCAGTGCTTGTACAGTCATCGGGGCAGCCAGTGATCACTAATGAGTGGGGAGTTACTGTGCAGCCCCTCCACCATGGAGAATTTTATTATCTGCTTCGCGCATTCACGCCAGATGAGCACAAGACCATTCATTTG ATATAA